Sequence from the Fusobacterium periodonticum ATCC 33693 genome:
TTTAAATTCAAATAAAAAAGCTGGCTTTTTCTTATCAAGTGGTAAAAGTAAGATATCATATCTACCTTGTCCTCTTTCTCCATTTGATTTTACTTCATACTTATCTCTTAACCAGATTAACATTCCTAGTAAAAAAGTATGATACACACTTTCAGCTTTTAAATCATGAAAACTTGTATTTATTAAAAATATCTCTTCTAACATTCTTCCAAATTCTTCTATATTTCCTTCCAATAAAGTTCTCATTATTGGATTGAAATAATTTGAACCAATCAGATATTTATCTATAAAACCTTTTTTGAAAAATGTTTGTATCTCATAGTTTGGTATAGTCAATAAATACTCATCATCTTCCAATTTTTTATTTAATTTTAGATAGCCATTATAGACCATTAATTGCCATATTCCATTATATCTTTCCAATTCTTCAAAGGTAAAAAATGGACTTATTTCTTTTTTTATCTCTTTACCTTCAAATAGCTTTTCTAGGCAATTAAATACATCCATATTAGCAACACTTAAATTCTCATAGATTAGAGCATTGTCTGATGTATTTACCCAATAAGCTTGTAATTTACCATTTGATAAATAGTTTAGTATAGACCATGGATTGTATATTTCTTTTTCTCCAAACTTATAGCCGTCATACCATTTTTTTACTTCTTCTATTTGATAGTCCATTTCAAAATATTTTAAGGCTACTTCCACTTCTTCTTCACTCAATCCAAAAAATGTTTCAAACTTATCTTTTAAAATATTATAAGTTATCACATTATTTAATCCTGAGAATATTCCTTCTTTTGCTACTTGAACTATACCTGTTAATACGGCTATTTTTAAGTATGGATTTGTTTTCAATGCTATGCTGAAAAAATTTCTAAAGAAATTTATTGAATCCTTATAGTATTTTTTTTGATTAGCAACTATTAAAGGATTATCATATTCATCTATTAATAATACAACTTCCTTTTTGTAGTAATTATATAAATATTTAGTAAGATTTAAAAGAGAGCTATCATAATTTGCTTCTTTTTCTTTCAGCCAGATTTTATTAAATTCTCTTAAGTCACTTTCATTCAAACTTTCTCTTATATGGTAAAAATCATTATATAAATTTCTAAGTAATTCTTTTATTTCAAAAAAACATTCTTCCCAAGTATTTTTCTTTAAATCTTTTAATGAGATAAATATTACAGGATATTGTCCCTGCTCTTTAAAATATTCTGATTTCTCTATATATAAATCTTTAAATAGCTTTCTATTTTCCTCAGCATTTTTTACATCAAAAAAATACTTTAATGTACTCATATTTAAAGTTTTTCCAAATCTTCTTGGTCTAGTAAACAGTTTTATCTGAGTTCTATCTTTTAATAGTTCCTCTATCCAATTAGTTTTATCAAAATAATAACAATCTTCTTTTATTATTTTCTTAAAATCATCTATTCCTAAACCTATTCCTTTTTTCATAGAAGCCTCCTTTCATTATTTTATTTTCTTAGATATATTCTATCATAATTATAAAATACTTACTATAGTTATTGCTTACTGTAAACAGTATATCAAATATCCAGTTATATCTAACTAAAAAATATAAATTTAGACAGTTTAAGCTAGTCTATCTATTGCATTTTTTTAGCTTATTGGTTAAAATTAGAACTAAGAAAATTTTTATTGGAGGCTTGAAATGAAAGATGATTTAATAAAACTTCTAAATGAATTAGAAAAAGAAAGAAACTATCATAAAATAATAACTGTGATTGAAGCTCTTTCAGATGAAGATAAAAACTCAAAAATTAAAATAAGTCTTGCTAAGGCATACAGTCATATAGATGAATTTGATAAAACAATAGAAATTTTAGAAAGTATAAAAGATAGTGAAAGCAATACTTCTATATGGAACTATTGTATGGGACATTCACACTACTATTTAGATAATATCTCTGAGGCTGAGAGATACCTTTTAAAAGCTTTAGAGATTAAT
This genomic interval carries:
- a CDS encoding AAA family ATPase → MKKGIGLGIDDFKKIIKEDCYYFDKTNWIEELLKDRTQIKLFTRPRRFGKTLNMSTLKYFFDVKNAEENRKLFKDLYIEKSEYFKEQGQYPVIFISLKDLKKNTWEECFFEIKELLRNLYNDFYHIRESLNESDLREFNKIWLKEKEANYDSSLLNLTKYLYNYYKKEVVLLIDEYDNPLIVANQKKYYKDSINFFRNFFSIALKTNPYLKIAVLTGIVQVAKEGIFSGLNNVITYNILKDKFETFFGLSEEEVEVALKYFEMDYQIEEVKKWYDGYKFGEKEIYNPWSILNYLSNGKLQAYWVNTSDNALIYENLSVANMDVFNCLEKLFEGKEIKKEISPFFTFEELERYNGIWQLMVYNGYLKLNKKLEDDEYLLTIPNYEIQTFFKKGFIDKYLIGSNYFNPIMRTLLEGNIEEFGRMLEEIFLINTSFHDLKAESVYHTFLLGMLIWLRDKYEVKSNGERGQGRYDILLLPLDKKKPAFLFEFKVSKTIKGLESKAEEALNQIKEKQYDVGIKESGIDKIYRIGLAFKGKKVKIKYELND